The Musa acuminata AAA Group cultivar baxijiao chromosome BXJ2-5, Cavendish_Baxijiao_AAA, whole genome shotgun sequence genomic interval catatgataaggagatgctcgccattgtgcacgcagcaacaaggtggagaccctacttgattggtcgacgatttcaaattaaaaccgaccataaaagcctcaagtactttttggagcgaaagatattatcccctgagcagcaaaaatgggtaacaaaacttcttcgatttgattatgaaataacttacaaaaggtggaaagagaatattgttgcagatgcgctttcgcagctacctgagcaagctgaattttcggtcgttttacttccaaccaacgacttccttgaggatattaagacggaatggcaggaagattcggagaccagtaagataaaaaaaaaaattagaggaagcaccaaagctccgtggctcattacaatcaggactcaaaagaataatgctataagggacgcattgtgcttgtgacaaattctacttgcatcttcaacagcagattttggacaaagttatttcatatgcagggtactaaattgaaaaggagtatgacatatcacccacaaaccaacagtcagacggaagttttaaataggtgcttggagacagcccaaagtcacccaccaaatatgactacccaaagagaactccagacccagccaagtgccattattgatcgacggatcgtgactcgacgacgacgacccactaatgaagtgctaatatagtgggcgaacctaccaatagaagatgccacttgggagaactatgacgatttgaagatcaaattcccagaattcacgaatcatcagcctcgaggacaaggctgatttgaagagggtgggtctgttaggactcaagcttggagagtcctaattgagaggaacattcatgtaaaactgttaggactctagctaggagagtcctaattgagagggacattctgttaggactctagctaggagagtcctaattgagatggtcattcatgtaggaggttttttcttatagaagaattaggagttgtaagggaataggagtcttgagtaggagtcctattaggagttggttagaagtaagagtcttaagtaggagtcctataaggagttagggtttagaagccctataaatagccatgtattccttctcttttcataagcaatagatgaatcttttctgcagcctttgagcaacaacttggagggaggaacccctatagagttccaaggaggccgatcccctaaagagatcaaccccaagtttagaatctgcaagggttctaacatcatgATAGAATTAAAAGTATTTACGCATACAACATACAAGAAAAAGTAGATAATTATGAATGTAAAATgagaagaacaaaataaaaagtTAAGTTATAACTGACTCCATGCTCAAAGGTGACATACAAAGCCGAACGATCGTGAATCCAAACTACAGGCTGCATTATCACCTTCAACCCAGCAATGCCCTTCAGGAATTTTCAATATTTCAGAAGACTCTGGAACTTGTACCCAATCACCAGGCAATGCAATCAATCTTTTAACAAAATTCTGCTTGTGGTCAGTTGGAGACCTATAAAAAAACCCAAAACAAGAATTAGACCAAAATTAATATGGATTGAAGTATGCATATACTATTTGATTACACACATATGCTTAAtcttgtaaaatggtggttgaacAAGTTATTCTGAACAAAATAGTCCTTAAGCTGAACAGCTGCAGATGGATATATGATAACTTACTTGAAAGTGATTATATCCCCACGTGAGAATTTATACTTTTCCAGTCAGAAAAACAGATGGATATATGAAAACTTACTTGAAAGTGATTACATCGCCATGTGAGAATTTATACTTTTCCAGGCAGAATTTTTCGACCAGTACAACATCAGCTGGGTGTAGTGAGCacgagtagacaaaaaaatcttttcacaattttttttatatggaAGACATTTTCACCATAAACTAATTTTTAAACTAAATCCCTTCCATAATGAGATACCTTTCAGATATCCAGGAAACCTAGCATCACAGGCAGAAAATGTTGGATGCATAGAACTGCCTGTCACAGGAACAATGAAGCCATATCGATCCGAAATTGTTAGACCAATCAAAGCACCAGTTACAGATTTCTTTGTGAATAACCACATTGTACTCCATTTTCCCATAATCAGTTTTCTGCACTATAAATACACATACTGAGACGATATGATAACATAAACAAATTCAAGAACAGAATAAAGCAAATCTGATGTATAACTGCTGCATGACATTCCCATTTCTGAAAAAAAGCTTGCACATAGAAAGCAACGGATGCAGAAGAACTGCATTAATGAAACCAAATAGAAAAGGTTGGAAGCAAAGTAGCACTTGGAGGTGATATTCATCTCATATTTTAGCATAAGGCAGGCATACAGGAGGACAATGTTGAACACAAATCTATAAGCAAGGTGTTGAGAATAGATTTGACACTACTTGCAAGTGTCTTAAGTATAAAATGAAGCATATCATATCCTACATGACTTGGATCCATCTTTTAACAGGTTGAATCAATTCTAGTTTTAATGTAGCCACAGGCAAGTCTAGTTTCAGCCAAGTTTTCAAAGTAGGAACAACGACCGGCTTGAATCCATCTTTTCATGACAGTTACTAGTATTTCACCGTAACCATTATCTCTCACAACTTTTATCTATGTTCTACAAGACTCGGACATCGGGTTACTCCATTTCACAGTCACTGTCAAGGAAATCCTACCTTCTGAGCATACCCGAAGTTCCGAAGTTGAAATTCCAACCTAGTTAGTTATATGCATCGCAATACCTCCCACTTTTTCCGACCAATCTATTAATAGTGACGACTCACAATCACTAAAATAACAACCCTAATTATCACAAAACCTCTTTCTCTATACAAACAACTGTTCAGCTTCAACGTAACCGCCTCAAAGCAGTAAGAATACGTTTCTTGTTGCCTATTAACTATGAAAGCACATCATCCAAAACCCAAACCCAGATTCCAAAAATCTCATTTCTTGCACGCATTTCCACAGTAACCTTCCATTCCCATCTCAGTTCCATTGTGAAGAATA includes:
- the LOC103985754 gene encoding uncharacterized protein LOC103985754 isoform X2, which encodes MGKWSTMWLFTKKSVTGALIGLTISDRYGFIVPVTGSSMHPTFSACDARFPGYLKADVVLVEKFCLEKYKFSHGDVITFKSPTDHKQNFVKRLIALPGDWVQVPESSEILKIPEGHCWVEGSSGFDSREGDSCDLATPTNKPSGKKEGYRENFTTLIYFVTDYLPFQVRFIQLLNLQSALCI
- the LOC103985754 gene encoding uncharacterized protein LOC103985754 isoform X3; the encoded protein is MGKWSTMWLFTKKSVTGALIGLTISDRYGFIVPVTGSSMHPTFSACDARFPGYLKDFFVYSCSLHPADVVLVEKFCLEKYKFSHGDVITFKSPTDHKQNFVKRLIALPGDWVQVPESSEILKIPEGHCWVEGDNAACSLDSRSFGFVPLGLIQGRVTHVIWPPQRISQVERKKAIERISPH
- the LOC103985754 gene encoding uncharacterized protein LOC103985754 isoform X4 → MGKWSTMWLFTKKSVTGALIGLTISDRYGFIVPVTGSSMHPTFSACDARFPGYLKADVVLVEKFCLEKYKFSHGDVITFKSPTDHKQNFVKRLIALPGDWVQVPESSEILKIPEGHCWVEGDNAACSLDSRSFGFVPLGLIQGRVTHVIWPPQRISQVERKKAIERISPH
- the LOC103985754 gene encoding uncharacterized protein LOC103985754 isoform X1, encoding MGKWSTMWLFTKKSVTGALIGLTISDRYGFIVPVTGSSMHPTFSACDARFPGYLKDFFVYSCSLHPADVVLVEKFCLEKYKFSHGDVITFKSPTDHKQNFVKRLIALPGDWVQVPESSEILKIPEGHCWVEGSSGFDSREGDSCDLATPTNKPSGKKEGYRENFTTLIYFVTDYLPFQVRFIQLLNLQSALCI